Proteins co-encoded in one Paracoccus aestuarii genomic window:
- a CDS encoding chemotaxis protein CheB, producing MNDATPARTKTRHDFAVVGIGASAGGLEALHDLLRDARRDDPAAYVVIQHLDPTHDSVLAELLDRRTALSVEQAADGVELRPGHVYTIPPGSGMVLREDRLHLVDFDQPRGLRRPIDDFFESLAAARGSTAACVILSGTGADGTLGLRAIKEHGGICVVQEPRTARYDGMPLSAESTGLVDFVLPPQDIIATILQFFESSDADLAEDALLADARLICQHLLDSCGHDFSGYKMSTLVRRIRRRLQVLNLTDTQQYLAHLRQHDDECEALLNEFLINVTRFFRDPELFQTLREQAIRPLVQAAQGEDLRIWVPGCSSGEEAYSIAMLVDAEMRAAGQRGRFTVFASDIDKKMIEIARAGTYPISALADIPEELRHDYTTHRDALMQIAPQLRDRVRFSLHSVLRDPPFARVDLVSCRNLLIYLDEDLQSRVLPLFHYALRPGGYLFLGPSEGVRREAHRFTELDRPARLFRRDDSASRLPLELPARQRGDDDGPVRGMPSRDGAKSRGGPDMAAQRRVLDRFSPASLQVSSSGEVLWTAGRLSRFLTVDPMARRPVLAHHIVHAGLKEAVAQALEQVGRTGRPAIMRDLTARSEMGSLPVALFAEPLHDGSILLVFQEAGAQAAPMMVEDADELSLNEARSDLLEEQLRQARLELRSTIEELETTNEELKSSNEEMMSMNEELQSTNEELSTVNDELKSKIDDLTVANSDLQNFFSATKIPLLVVDRDVRVRNFTAAATRIFPLRRSDHGRPLADVSNVFNSDALHRMATEVASQGESQGTELTEASGDRVWRVDAKPYRGAEGHLDGAMLVFEDVTALRDLHSALERQEERLNAVRSLARIAVWHYDAASRVLTIDDSSDLLGIGQTARLPLSAFAALIAPEDREALLQDLADCAEGREFRRVAQPSSDARASIRLETAGARFGDGPDAQVMGVMLDVTAAQSAAKLREAVISEMDHRVNNLFTQISAMLRMAGRETDDAQEVVDEVCARIAALANSHSLTTAQAGTEGVSLADLIRTSLSPYDGARITLEGDPVVIQAKRVVPLSLILHELATNAFKYGVLGPIAGDLRVAWHVTEDAVVMDWSESYDEDRVQDDPGEGFGSTLLEGATAQLRGQLQITPAPRGRQTRLSF from the coding sequence ATGAATGACGCCACGCCCGCCCGCACCAAGACGCGCCACGACTTCGCCGTCGTCGGCATCGGCGCATCCGCCGGCGGGCTGGAGGCGCTGCACGACCTGCTGCGCGACGCCCGCCGCGACGATCCGGCCGCCTATGTCGTGATCCAGCACCTGGACCCCACCCATGACAGCGTCCTGGCCGAGCTGCTGGACCGGCGCACCGCGCTCAGCGTGGAACAGGCCGCCGACGGGGTCGAACTGCGCCCGGGCCATGTCTACACCATCCCCCCCGGATCGGGCATGGTCTTGCGCGAGGACCGCCTGCACCTGGTCGATTTCGACCAGCCCCGCGGGCTGCGCCGCCCGATCGACGATTTCTTCGAAAGCCTCGCCGCGGCCCGCGGATCGACCGCGGCCTGCGTGATCCTGTCGGGGACTGGCGCCGACGGCACCCTGGGCCTGCGGGCGATTAAGGAACATGGCGGCATCTGCGTGGTGCAGGAGCCGCGCACCGCGCGCTATGACGGGATGCCGCTTTCGGCGGAATCGACCGGGCTGGTCGATTTCGTCCTGCCGCCCCAGGACATCATCGCGACCATCCTGCAATTCTTCGAATCCAGCGATGCCGATCTGGCCGAGGATGCGCTGCTGGCCGATGCGCGGCTGATCTGTCAGCATCTGCTGGACAGCTGCGGGCATGATTTCTCGGGCTATAAGATGTCCACGCTGGTGCGCCGCATCCGGCGCCGGCTGCAGGTGCTGAACCTGACGGACACCCAGCAATACCTTGCCCATCTGCGCCAGCATGACGACGAATGCGAGGCGCTGCTGAACGAGTTCCTGATCAACGTCACCCGGTTCTTCCGCGACCCCGAACTGTTCCAGACGCTGCGCGAACAGGCGATCCGCCCGCTGGTCCAGGCCGCCCAAGGCGAGGATCTGCGCATCTGGGTGCCCGGCTGCTCCTCGGGCGAGGAGGCCTACAGCATCGCCATGCTGGTCGATGCCGAGATGCGCGCGGCGGGCCAGCGGGGGCGCTTCACCGTCTTTGCCAGCGACATCGACAAGAAGATGATCGAGATTGCCCGCGCCGGCACCTATCCGATCAGCGCCTTGGCCGACATCCCCGAGGAGTTGCGCCACGACTACACCACCCATCGTGACGCGCTGATGCAGATCGCGCCGCAGCTGCGCGACCGGGTGCGGTTCTCGCTGCATTCGGTGCTGCGCGATCCGCCCTTCGCGCGGGTGGACCTGGTGTCCTGCCGCAACCTGCTGATCTATCTGGACGAGGACCTGCAGTCGCGGGTCCTGCCGCTGTTCCATTACGCGCTGCGCCCGGGCGGCTATCTGTTCCTGGGCCCGTCCGAGGGCGTGCGCCGCGAGGCCCACCGCTTCACCGAACTGGACCGGCCCGCGCGCCTGTTCCGCCGCGATGACAGCGCCTCGCGCCTGCCGCTGGAACTGCCCGCGCGCCAGCGCGGCGACGATGACGGTCCGGTGCGGGGCATGCCCTCGCGCGATGGGGCCAAGTCCCGCGGCGGCCCGGACATGGCCGCGCAGCGCCGCGTGCTGGACCGGTTCTCGCCCGCCTCGCTGCAGGTCTCGTCCTCGGGCGAGGTGCTGTGGACCGCCGGGCGTCTGTCGCGCTTTCTGACCGTCGATCCGATGGCGCGCCGCCCCGTTCTGGCCCATCACATCGTCCATGCCGGCCTGAAGGAGGCCGTGGCCCAGGCCTTGGAACAGGTCGGCCGCACCGGCCGTCCGGCCATCATGCGCGACCTGACCGCCCGGTCCGAGATGGGCAGCCTGCCCGTCGCGCTCTTTGCCGAACCGCTGCATGACGGATCCATCCTGCTGGTCTTTCAGGAGGCCGGCGCCCAGGCCGCGCCGATGATGGTCGAGGATGCGGACGAGCTGTCCCTGAACGAGGCGCGGTCCGACCTGCTGGAGGAACAGCTGCGCCAGGCCCGGCTGGAGCTGCGCAGCACCATCGAGGAGCTGGAGACCACGAATGAGGAGCTGAAGAGCTCCAACGAAGAGATGATGTCGATGAACGAGGAGCTCCAGTCCACCAACGAGGAGCTGAGCACCGTCAATGACGAGCTGAAATCCAAGATCGACGACCTGACCGTGGCCAACAGCGACCTGCAGAACTTCTTTTCGGCGACCAAGATCCCGCTGCTGGTGGTGGATCGCGACGTGCGGGTGCGCAACTTCACCGCCGCCGCGACGCGGATCTTTCCGCTGCGCCGGTCCGATCACGGCCGCCCGCTGGCCGATGTGTCCAATGTCTTCAACAGCGACGCGCTGCACCGCATGGCGACCGAGGTCGCAAGCCAGGGCGAATCGCAGGGGACCGAGCTGACCGAGGCCTCGGGCGACCGCGTCTGGCGCGTCGATGCCAAGCCCTATCGCGGGGCCGAGGGGCATCTGGACGGCGCCATGCTGGTCTTCGAGGACGTGACCGCGCTGCGCGACCTGCATTCCGCGCTGGAACGCCAGGAGGAACGGCTGAACGCCGTGCGCTCGCTGGCCCGGATCGCGGTCTGGCATTACGACGCGGCCAGCCGCGTGCTGACCATCGACGACAGCTCGGACCTGCTGGGGATCGGCCAGACGGCGCGGCTGCCCCTGTCGGCCTTTGCCGCCCTGATCGCCCCCGAGGACCGCGAGGCGCTGCTGCAGGACCTGGCCGATTGCGCCGAGGGCCGGGAATTCCGCCGCGTGGCGCAGCCATCCTCGGATGCGCGGGCCTCGATCCGGCTGGAGACGGCGGGCGCACGTTTCGGCGATGGGCCGGATGCGCAGGTGATGGGCGTGATGCTGGACGTGACCGCCGCGCAATCGGCCGCCAAGCTGCGCGAGGCGGTGATCTCGGAGATGGATCACCGGGTCAATAACCTCTTCACCCAGATCTCGGCCATGCTGCGGATGGCCGGGCGCGAGACCGACGACGCGCAGGAAGTCGTGGACGAGGTCTGCGCCCGCATCGCCGCCTTGGCCAATTCCCACAGCCTGACCACCGCCCAGGCCGGGACCGAGGGCGTGTCGCTGGCCGATCTGATCCGCACCAGCCTGTCGCCCTATGACGGCGCCCGCATCACGCTGGAGGGCGATCCGGTGGTCATCCAGGCCAAGCGCGTCGTGCCCTTGTCGCTGATCCTGCACGAGCTGGCGACAAATGCCTTCAAATACGGCGTCCTGGGCCCGATCGCCGGCGATCTGCGGGTCGCATGGCATGTGACCGAGGATGCGGTGGTCATGGACTGGTCCGAATCCTATGACGAGGACCGCGTCCAGGACGACCCGGGCGAGGGCTTCGGATCGACCCTGCTGGAGGGCGCGACCGCCCAGCTGCGCGGCCAGCTGCAGATCACGCCCGCGCCGCGCGGCCGCCAGACCCGCCTGTCCTTCTGA